From a region of the Rouxiella sp. S1S-2 genome:
- the secB gene encoding protein-export chaperone SecB, with the protein MSEQNNTEMTFQIQRIYTKDISFEAPNAPQVFQKEWEPEIKLDLDTASNQLAEGVYEVVLRVTVTASVAEETAFLCEVQQGGIFSIEGIDGTQMAHCLGAYCPNILFPYARECITSLVSRGTFPQLNLAPVNFDALFMNYLQQQAESEGAQPHQDA; encoded by the coding sequence ATGTCAGAACAGAACAACACCGAGATGACTTTCCAGATCCAGCGCATTTACACCAAAGACATCTCTTTTGAAGCGCCAAATGCTCCACAAGTTTTCCAGAAAGAGTGGGAGCCAGAGATTAAACTGGATCTGGATACCGCCTCAAACCAGCTGGCTGAAGGCGTGTATGAAGTTGTCCTGCGTGTGACCGTTACCGCTTCGGTGGCAGAAGAAACTGCATTCCTGTGCGAAGTTCAGCAAGGTGGCATCTTCTCTATCGAAGGCATTGACGGTACTCAGATGGCGCATTGCCTGGGTGCATATTGCCCGAACATTCTGTTCCCTTATGCGCGTGAGTGCATCACCAGCCTGGTTTCACGCGGCACGTTCCCGCAGCTTAATCTGGCACCGGTAAACTTTGACGCTCTGTTCATGAATTATCTGCAACAGCAGGCGGAAAGCGAAGGTGCACAGCCACATCAGGATGCCTGA
- the cysE gene encoding serine O-acetyltransferase — MSSEELELVWNSIKSEARALAECEPMLASFFHATLLKHENLGSALSYILANKLGSPIMPAIAIREVVEEAYRNDEQMTLSAARDILAVHSRDAAVDKYSTPLLYLKGFHALQAYRIGNWLWKQDRQALAIYFQNQISVTFGVDIHPAARIGCGIMLDHATGIVIGETAVVENDVSILQSVTLGGTGKTVGDRHPKIREGVMIGAGAKILGNIEVGAGAKIGANSVVLQSIPPHVTAAGVPARIVGRPESEKPSMDMNQYFNGTQGFEFGDGI; from the coding sequence ATGTCGTCAGAAGAGTTAGAACTGGTCTGGAATAGCATAAAATCAGAAGCGAGAGCGCTGGCTGAGTGTGAACCTATGCTGGCGAGCTTTTTCCATGCGACATTACTCAAACACGAAAATCTCGGCAGCGCTCTGAGCTATATTCTGGCCAACAAGCTCGGCAGCCCTATCATGCCGGCTATTGCCATTCGTGAGGTGGTTGAAGAAGCCTACCGCAACGACGAGCAAATGACCCTGTCGGCCGCGCGCGATATTCTCGCTGTACACTCGCGCGATGCAGCGGTAGACAAGTACTCGACGCCGCTGCTGTACCTTAAAGGTTTCCACGCGCTGCAAGCTTATCGCATCGGCAACTGGCTGTGGAAGCAGGACCGTCAGGCGCTGGCTATCTATTTCCAGAATCAGATTTCAGTCACCTTCGGCGTTGATATTCATCCTGCTGCACGTATTGGCTGTGGGATCATGCTCGACCATGCCACCGGCATTGTTATCGGTGAAACTGCCGTGGTTGAAAACGACGTATCTATTCTGCAGTCCGTAACGTTGGGCGGTACGGGTAAAACCGTTGGCGACCGTCATCCTAAAATTCGTGAAGGGGTGATGATTGGTGCGGGTGCCAAGATCCTTGGCAATATTGAAGTTGGCGCTGGCGCGAAGATTGGCGCCAATTCTGTCGTGTTGCAGTCCATTCCACCGCACGTCACCGCCGCAGGCGTGCCGGCTCGCATCGTCGGTCGCCCAGAGAGTGAAAAACCTTCAATGGACATGAACCAGTACTTCAACGGTACGCAGGGCTTCGAGTTCGGCGACGGTATTTAG
- the pfkA gene encoding 6-phosphofructokinase yields MIKKIGVLTSGGDAPGMNAAIRGVVRAALTENLEVFGIYDGYLGLYEDRMDQLDRYSVSDVINRGGTFLGSARFPEFRDEAVRGKAIENMKKRGIDALVVIGGDGSYMGAKRLTEMGFPCIGLPGTIDNDVAGTDYTIGYFTALETVVEAIDRLRDTSSSHQRISIVEVMGRYCGDLTLSAAIAGGCEFIVIPEVEFNRDDLVEEIKAGIAKGKKHAIVAITEHICDIGDLARHIETETRRETRATVLGHIQRGGAPCAYDRILASRMGAYSIELLLQGYGGRCVGVQNEKLVHHDIIDAIENMKRPFKTEMWETAKKLY; encoded by the coding sequence ATGATCAAAAAAATCGGTGTACTGACAAGTGGTGGCGACGCCCCCGGCATGAATGCGGCGATACGTGGCGTTGTTCGCGCAGCACTTACTGAAAATCTTGAAGTTTTCGGTATTTACGACGGCTACCTCGGACTTTATGAAGACAGGATGGATCAGCTGGACCGCTACAGCGTTTCAGACGTGATTAACCGCGGTGGCACTTTCCTCGGCTCGGCGCGTTTCCCCGAGTTCCGTGACGAAGCTGTACGCGGCAAAGCCATTGAAAATATGAAAAAGCGCGGTATTGATGCGCTGGTGGTTATCGGTGGCGACGGTTCTTATATGGGTGCCAAACGCCTGACTGAAATGGGCTTTCCCTGCATCGGTCTGCCTGGCACCATCGATAACGACGTGGCGGGCACCGATTACACCATCGGCTATTTCACGGCGCTAGAAACCGTGGTTGAAGCGATTGACCGCCTGCGTGACACCTCATCTTCTCACCAGCGTATCTCGATTGTTGAAGTCATGGGTCGCTACTGCGGCGACTTGACGCTGTCTGCGGCCATTGCCGGCGGCTGTGAGTTTATCGTTATTCCTGAAGTGGAATTCAACCGTGACGACCTGGTCGAAGAGATTAAAGCCGGTATCGCCAAGGGTAAAAAACACGCCATCGTTGCCATTACCGAGCACATCTGTGACATCGGCGACCTGGCGCGTCATATCGAAACTGAAACTCGTCGTGAAACGCGCGCAACGGTGCTCGGCCATATTCAACGCGGTGGTGCACCCTGTGCCTACGATCGCATTCTGGCTTCGCGCATGGGTGCCTACTCCATTGAGCTGCTACTGCAGGGCTACGGCGGTCGCTGCGTCGGCGTGCAGAACGAGAAGCTGGTTCACCACGACATTATCGATGCCATCGAAAACATGAAGCGTCCGTTTAAAACAGAAATGTGGGAAACGGCTAAAAAGCTCTACTAA
- the cpxR gene encoding envelope stress response regulator transcription factor CpxR, which yields MNKILLVDDDRELTSLLKELLEIEGFSVVVAYDGEQALEKLDSSIGLLLLDVMMPKKNGIETLKELRQRHQTPVIMLTARGSELDKVLGLELGADDYLPKPFNDRELVARIRAMLRRSNWSEQQQAGETNSSPTLEVDGLQLNPGRQEASFSGQPLDLTGTEFTLLYLLAKHLGQVVSREHLSQEVLGKRLTPFDRAIDMHISNLRRKLPDRQDGHPWFKTLRGRGYLMVSAT from the coding sequence ATGAATAAAATTTTGTTAGTTGATGACGATCGTGAACTGACTTCACTTTTGAAAGAACTGCTTGAAATAGAAGGCTTTAGCGTCGTAGTTGCCTACGACGGTGAACAGGCGTTAGAAAAACTGGACAGCAGCATCGGCCTGTTGTTGCTTGACGTCATGATGCCAAAGAAAAATGGCATTGAAACCCTTAAAGAATTACGCCAGCGCCATCAAACGCCGGTGATTATGTTAACGGCGCGCGGAAGCGAGCTAGACAAGGTGCTGGGGCTCGAGCTGGGCGCAGACGACTATTTGCCTAAACCGTTTAACGATCGTGAACTGGTCGCGCGCATACGCGCCATGCTGCGCCGTTCTAACTGGAGCGAGCAACAGCAGGCCGGAGAAACCAACAGTTCACCGACGCTGGAGGTCGATGGCTTGCAGCTGAATCCGGGCCGTCAGGAAGCCAGCTTTAGCGGGCAGCCTCTCGATTTGACCGGCACCGAATTTACCCTGCTCTACCTACTGGCCAAGCATTTGGGTCAGGTGGTGTCACGTGAGCACCTTAGCCAGGAAGTATTGGGTAAGCGCCTTACCCCTTTTGACCGCGCTATCGACATGCATATTTCCAACCTGCGTCGAAAGCTGCCGGACCGCCAGGACGGGCATCCGTGGTTTAAAACGCTGCGTGGCCGCGGTTACTTGATGGTATCCGCTACATGA
- the cpxP gene encoding cell-envelope stress modulator CpxP, translated as MCKVAAMIMASMLALSSSVALAESAKFMPADTLAHDGNMLDRRNTMFDGINLTEQQRQQMRDLMHQARRDSPQINLKQMETMHELVTAENFDQAAVRAQAEKIAQEQVDRQVEMARIRNLMFNLLTPQQKEILNQKHEQRMQVLAAQISGLQPTSTQKPVISTQ; from the coding sequence ATGTGTAAGGTAGCTGCAATGATTATGGCCTCAATGCTTGCACTTAGTTCAAGTGTTGCGTTAGCAGAAAGCGCTAAATTCATGCCTGCAGATACTTTAGCTCATGATGGCAATATGTTGGATAGACGCAACACAATGTTCGATGGAATTAATTTAACCGAACAACAGCGCCAGCAAATGCGCGATCTGATGCATCAGGCACGAAGAGACTCGCCGCAGATCAATCTAAAGCAAATGGAAACCATGCATGAGCTGGTGACCGCCGAGAATTTTGATCAGGCTGCCGTTAGGGCACAGGCTGAAAAAATAGCGCAGGAGCAGGTCGATCGCCAAGTAGAAATGGCGCGCATTCGTAACCTGATGTTTAATCTGCTCACGCCGCAACAGAAAGAAATACTCAACCAGAAGCACGAGCAGCGTATGCAGGTCCTCGCCGCCCAAATTTCTGGTCTGCAACCGACTTCTACCCAGAAGCCCGTAATCAGTACCCAGTAG
- the trmL gene encoding tRNA (uridine(34)/cytosine(34)/5-carboxymethylaminomethyluridine(34)-2'-O)-methyltransferase TrmL, which yields MLNIVLFEPEIPPNTGNIIRLCANTGCQLHLIKPMGFAWDDKRLRRAGLDYHEFTNIKHHENYDAFLASESPQRLFALTTKGTPAHSAVSYQDHDFLLFGPESRGLPATILDNLPPQQKIRIPMQPDSRSMNLSNAVSVVVYEAWRQLGYPGAVIKELPGNA from the coding sequence ATGCTTAATATCGTTTTATTTGAACCAGAAATTCCACCTAACACCGGCAATATTATTCGGCTCTGTGCCAATACCGGCTGCCAGTTGCATTTGATTAAACCGATGGGCTTTGCCTGGGACGACAAGCGCCTGCGTCGTGCAGGGTTGGACTACCACGAGTTCACCAACATCAAGCATCATGAAAACTATGATGCGTTTCTCGCCAGTGAGTCTCCTCAGCGTCTGTTTGCACTCACCACTAAGGGCACGCCGGCGCACAGCGCTGTTTCATATCAGGACCATGATTTCCTGCTATTCGGACCTGAAAGCCGCGGCCTGCCCGCCACAATTCTCGATAATCTACCACCACAGCAAAAAATCCGCATACCGATGCAGCCAGACAGCCGCAGCATGAACCTGTCTAATGCAGTTTCGGTGGTGGTATATGAGGCCTGGAGACAATTGGGCTACCCGGGTGCAGTGATTAAAGAACTGCCGGGCAACGCCTGA
- the gpsA gene encoding NAD(P)H-dependent glycerol-3-phosphate dehydrogenase produces the protein MKTVNASMTVIGAGSYGTALAITLARNGHPVVLWGHNASHIQALQAARCNQAFLPDVTFPDTLILETDLSRAVAASRDVLVVVPSHVFGDVLRQIKPFLRADARIVWATKGLEAETGRLLQDVAREELGETIPLAVVSGPTFAKELAAGMPTAIALASTDAQFGEDLQQLLHCGKSFRVYSNPDFIGVQLGGAVKNVIAIGAGMSDGIGFGANARTALITRGLAEMTRLGTALGASPSTFMGMAGLGDLVLTCTDNQSRNRRFGIMLGEGHDVQSAQDKIGQVVEGYRNTKEVRALAQRVNVEMPITEQIFQVLYNGKDAREAAISLLARASKDESGSR, from the coding sequence ATGAAAACTGTCAATGCTTCAATGACCGTTATCGGTGCCGGCTCGTACGGCACCGCTTTAGCTATTACCCTTGCCAGAAATGGCCATCCTGTGGTGCTGTGGGGGCATAACGCTTCGCATATTCAGGCACTTCAGGCCGCTCGCTGTAATCAAGCATTTCTGCCGGATGTGACCTTCCCCGATACCTTGATTCTTGAAACCGACCTTTCGCGCGCAGTGGCGGCAAGCCGCGACGTGCTGGTGGTGGTGCCGAGTCACGTTTTCGGCGACGTTCTACGTCAAATCAAACCATTTTTACGCGCTGATGCCCGCATTGTCTGGGCGACTAAGGGTCTGGAAGCAGAAACCGGTCGTTTACTGCAAGACGTCGCGCGGGAAGAGCTGGGTGAAACTATCCCTCTTGCCGTGGTATCTGGGCCAACCTTTGCCAAAGAACTGGCCGCGGGCATGCCGACTGCCATTGCGCTGGCCTCAACCGACGCGCAGTTTGGCGAAGACCTGCAGCAACTGCTGCACTGCGGAAAAAGCTTCCGCGTTTACAGCAATCCTGATTTTATCGGCGTTCAGCTCGGCGGTGCGGTGAAAAACGTCATTGCCATCGGCGCGGGCATGTCCGACGGCATTGGTTTTGGCGCCAACGCCAGAACGGCGTTAATAACCCGTGGGCTGGCTGAAATGACCCGCTTGGGTACGGCGCTAGGGGCTTCTCCTTCAACGTTCATGGGCATGGCAGGATTGGGTGATTTGGTGCTAACCTGCACGGATAATCAATCACGCAACCGCCGCTTTGGTATTATGCTGGGCGAAGGGCATGATGTGCAGAGCGCTCAGGACAAGATAGGCCAGGTAGTGGAAGGTTACCGTAATACTAAAGAGGTTCGCGCACTGGCGCAGCGTGTTAACGTTGAAATGCCCATTACCGAACAAATCTTTCAGGTGTTGTATAACGGTAAAGACGCGCGTGAAGCAGCAATCAGCCTGCTGGCCCGAGCCAGTAAAGACGAGTCAGGCAGTCGCTAA
- the cpxA gene encoding envelope stress sensor histidine kinase CpxA produces MINSLTARIFAIFWFTLALVLMLVLMVPKLDSRQITPLLDSEQRQGLMIEQHVEAELAGDPANDLMWWRRLFRAIDKWAPPGQRLLLVTSEGRVIGAQRNEMQIVRNFIGQSDNSDRPKKKKYGRVEMVGPFAVRDGEDNYQLYLIRPAGSAQSDFINLMFDRPLLLLIVTMLISAPLLLWLAWSLAKPARQLKNAADDVARGNLRQRPELESGPQEFLATGASFNQMVSALERMVTAQQRLISDISHELRTPLTRLQLATALLRRRHGEGKELQRIEMEAQRLDGMINDLLVLSRSQHKNELTREHLKANELWADVIDNAQFEAEQVGKTLEVTAPPGPWKLIGNPNALDSALENIVRNALRYSHHHIAVNFTADSDGITIMVDDDGPGVSEEDREQIFRPFYRTDEARDRESGGTGLGLAIVETAVQQHRGWVRAEDSPLGGLRLIIWLPLQQR; encoded by the coding sequence ATGATCAACAGCCTTACCGCGCGTATTTTTGCCATTTTCTGGTTCACGCTCGCGCTGGTTCTCATGTTGGTTTTAATGGTTCCGAAACTCGACTCACGTCAGATAACCCCGTTGCTCGACAGCGAGCAGCGTCAGGGGTTGATGATTGAGCAACACGTTGAGGCAGAACTGGCGGGCGACCCGGCAAATGACTTAATGTGGTGGCGCAGGCTGTTTCGCGCTATCGACAAATGGGCTCCGCCGGGCCAGCGCTTACTGCTGGTGACCAGCGAAGGCCGGGTAATTGGCGCTCAGCGCAACGAAATGCAAATCGTGCGCAACTTTATCGGCCAGTCCGATAACTCTGATCGTCCAAAGAAAAAGAAATACGGTCGGGTTGAAATGGTGGGCCCCTTCGCCGTTCGAGACGGTGAAGACAACTACCAGCTGTATCTGATTCGCCCGGCCGGAAGCGCGCAGTCTGACTTTATCAATCTGATGTTTGACCGCCCGCTGCTGCTGCTGATTGTCACCATGTTAATCAGTGCACCTTTGCTGCTTTGGCTGGCGTGGAGCCTTGCCAAACCTGCGCGTCAGCTGAAAAATGCAGCCGACGACGTGGCGCGCGGTAATCTTAGGCAGCGCCCTGAACTTGAATCTGGCCCGCAGGAGTTTTTAGCCACCGGAGCCAGCTTTAACCAGATGGTTAGCGCGCTTGAGCGCATGGTTACGGCTCAGCAGCGTTTGATTTCAGACATCTCGCACGAGCTGCGTACGCCACTGACTCGCCTGCAGTTGGCGACCGCACTGCTGCGTCGTCGTCACGGCGAAGGCAAAGAGCTGCAGCGCATCGAAATGGAAGCACAGCGGCTCGACGGCATGATCAACGACTTGCTGGTGCTGTCGCGCAGTCAGCACAAGAATGAGCTCACTCGCGAGCATCTCAAGGCCAATGAGCTGTGGGCAGACGTTATCGACAACGCGCAGTTTGAAGCCGAGCAAGTGGGGAAAACCCTTGAAGTCACCGCGCCTCCAGGGCCGTGGAAGCTGATTGGTAATCCTAACGCCCTCGACAGTGCGCTGGAAAATATCGTTCGCAACGCCCTGCGCTACTCTCATCATCATATTGCGGTTAACTTCACCGCCGACAGTGATGGCATCACCATCATGGTTGATGACGACGGGCCGGGCGTCAGTGAAGAAGATCGCGAGCAAATTTTCCGTCCGTTCTATCGCACAGACGAAGCGCGTGACCGTGAGTCGGGCGGTACCGGACTTGGGCTGGCAATCGTAGAAACGGCGGTACAGCAGCACCGTGGCTGGGTAAGAGCCGAAGACAGTCCGTTAGGCGGTCTGCGTCTGATTATCTGGCTGCCGCTGCAGCAACGTTAA